A window of the Oscillospiraceae bacterium genome harbors these coding sequences:
- a CDS encoding ornithine cyclodeaminase family protein, with protein MNKIRILNQQEVSSLLNLSDAIAAVEKAYRQKTIGEGSLWPMVFHEFDPGHADLDIKSGDLRADGIFGFKLVSWFEANSQNGLPELLGTSMLFDIRTGAPVALLNASALTGLRTGAAAAIGAKYLARPDAHTLLMAGTGSLAPYVIAATLLVCPNIHCILLSNPHHPDKAKDRLADIRAQVNGLLRNAGGKWEHEILAIEDLAQAAAQSDVIITATPSRIPFLRAEWIRPGTHISCLGADMTGKRELSSDLLKKSMLVADDRVQSLNVGESEMAVSDGSITPEHICGEIGDIISGKIPGRTDLEQITVFDSTGIVLQDLACCAEVLRKAEAAMIGTMITL; from the coding sequence ATGAATAAAATCCGCATTTTAAATCAGCAGGAAGTGTCGTCTTTGCTGAACCTTTCTGACGCGATCGCCGCGGTAGAAAAAGCATACCGACAAAAAACAATTGGAGAAGGTTCACTCTGGCCGATGGTCTTTCATGAATTTGATCCCGGTCATGCCGATCTGGACATCAAATCCGGGGATTTGCGCGCAGATGGAATCTTTGGCTTTAAGCTGGTATCTTGGTTTGAAGCGAATTCTCAAAACGGTCTGCCGGAACTGTTAGGCACATCCATGCTGTTTGATATTCGCACGGGTGCACCCGTTGCCTTGCTCAACGCAAGCGCTTTGACCGGGTTGCGCACCGGCGCAGCGGCGGCAATCGGTGCAAAATACCTGGCCAGACCTGATGCGCACACATTATTGATGGCAGGCACCGGTTCATTGGCTCCCTATGTCATAGCCGCGACCCTGCTAGTATGTCCGAACATCCATTGCATACTTTTGAGCAATCCTCATCATCCGGATAAGGCTAAAGACCGGCTGGCAGACATCCGGGCGCAGGTAAACGGGCTTTTGCGCAATGCCGGAGGCAAATGGGAACACGAGATTTTAGCCATTGAAGATCTGGCACAGGCGGCTGCTCAGAGCGACGTGATTATCACAGCCACGCCGTCCCGCATCCCATTCTTACGCGCAGAATGGATCAGACCCGGCACACATATCAGTTGCCTTGGTGCAGACATGACCGGCAAGCGGGAGCTTTCCTCAGATCTGCTGAAAAAATCCATGCTGGTAGCAGATGACCGCGTGCAGAGCCTGAATGTGGGAGAAAGCGAAATGGCTGTTTCGGATGGCAGTATAACACCGGAACACATTTGTGGGGAGATTGGAGATATAATTTCCGGAAAGATCCCTGGCCGTACTGATCTTGAGCAAATTACTGTTTTCGACTCGACTGGCATTGTCCTACAGGACCTGGCCTGTTGCGCGGAAGTTTTACGAAAGGCTGAAGCCGCAATGATAGGAACCATGATTACTCTGTAA
- a CDS encoding IS110 family transposase — protein MTSVGIDVSKEKSTVCILRPYGEVVASPYEIPHTESEVKSLVDRVCSLEGEVRVVMEATGGYHLPLLACLKQAGLFVSVINPLIMKKYASSSLRKGKTDKLDSVRIANFGIDNWFKLIDYSAPKGIYEQLRILGRQYSHYITMKIESKLTLTDLLDRTMPGIKKLLSGKRSEEPTKDKLCDFVEEYWHYDNITKRSEARFVCEYCRWAKKKGYHANEAKAKKIYAMARDGIPTLPSSAASIKMLTLEAVRVLKEINRTLETILTQMQELATTLPEYGVVRDMKGVGNVLAPRLIAEIGDVRRFHSGSALVAFAGIDSPPFQSGGFTGTQRRISKRGSALLRKTGYEVMKCLKSTKPSQDAAVYLFMLKKEGEGKPKKVAKVAALNKFLRIYYARVMEVYRS, from the coding sequence ATGACCAGCGTAGGTATCGATGTATCAAAAGAAAAGAGCACTGTTTGCATTTTAAGGCCGTATGGAGAGGTAGTGGCATCTCCCTATGAGATACCCCATACCGAGTCGGAAGTCAAATCACTCGTAGACCGTGTTTGTTCCTTGGAAGGCGAAGTTAGGGTTGTTATGGAGGCAACAGGAGGTTATCACCTTCCGCTGCTGGCCTGTCTTAAGCAGGCAGGACTGTTTGTCAGTGTCATCAATCCGCTTATTATGAAAAAGTACGCCTCATCATCTCTGCGCAAAGGAAAAACCGACAAGCTGGATTCTGTGCGAATCGCAAATTTCGGTATAGACAACTGGTTTAAGCTGATTGATTATTCTGCTCCCAAAGGAATTTATGAGCAACTAAGAATACTCGGGAGACAGTATTCCCATTACATTACCATGAAAATAGAAAGCAAGCTGACGTTGACGGATTTGCTTGACCGAACTATGCCAGGAATCAAGAAACTCCTGAGTGGTAAGCGGTCTGAGGAACCCACTAAAGATAAGCTCTGCGATTTTGTTGAAGAATACTGGCACTATGACAACATTACGAAAAGGAGTGAGGCTCGGTTTGTCTGTGAATACTGCCGTTGGGCAAAAAAGAAAGGATACCATGCAAACGAAGCCAAAGCAAAGAAGATCTATGCTATGGCCCGCGATGGTATCCCTACTTTGCCTTCAAGCGCCGCATCGATCAAAATGTTAACGTTGGAAGCAGTGAGAGTCCTTAAGGAAATTAACCGAACTCTGGAAACCATTTTAACACAGATGCAGGAACTTGCAACCACTTTGCCGGAGTACGGCGTTGTGCGTGACATGAAGGGCGTGGGTAATGTCTTAGCGCCCCGGCTTATTGCGGAAATTGGAGACGTGCGCCGCTTCCACAGTGGCAGTGCTCTAGTTGCTTTTGCTGGCATTGATTCTCCACCATTTCAGTCTGGCGGCTTCACGGGCACACAGCGCAGAATCTCCAAGCGCGGTTCTGCACTACTGCGTAAAACTGGTTACGAGGTGATGAAATGTCTTAAATCTACAAAACCTTCTCAGGATGCTGCTGTCTATCTCTTTATGCTGAAAAAAGAGGGCGAGGGCAAGCCTAAAAAAGTTGCTAAAGTAGCGGCGTTAAACAAGTTTTTGCGTATTTACTATGCACGTGTGATGGAGGTTTACAGAAGCTAA
- a CDS encoding TnpV protein, translated as MENNLTYSRNGDYLIPDLTITQPTESIGKYGRMRKNYLKEHRPVLYSSLLLSEKLYPHLLEIERTATARLERMMPELMKSAGVTESLKASNPMHWVGLMNNLKAQAEETILTELIYS; from the coding sequence ATGGAGAACAACCTGACTTACAGCCGGAACGGGGATTACCTGATTCCCGATCTGACGATCACGCAGCCGACGGAGAGCATCGGGAAATACGGGAGGATGCGGAAGAATTACCTGAAGGAGCACCGTCCGGTCCTGTACAGCAGCCTGCTGCTGTCGGAGAAGCTGTACCCGCACCTGTTGGAGATCGAGAGGACGGCGACGGCGCGGCTGGAACGGATGATGCCGGAACTGATGAAATCGGCGGGCGTGACGGAAAGCCTGAAAGCGTCAAACCCAATGCACTGGGTGGGCCTCATGAACAACCTCAAAGCGCAGGCCGAGGAAACGATTCTGACGGAACTTATCTACAGCTAA
- a CDS encoding SNF2-related protein, which yields MNPEIKLREHQLNAVAHQLYGGNTLLAHVVGAGKTYEMVAAAMEGKRLGLCQKSLFAVPNHLTEQWASEFLRLYPSANILVTTKKDFEKRNRKKFCARIATGDYDAIIMGHSQFEKIPVSLERQKRLIQEQIWEIENGLEELKDSGAEQFTIKQLERTKKGLEARLKRLNDNSRKDDVVTFEQLGVDRLFVDEAHNYKNLFLYTKMRNVAGLSTTDAQKSSDMFLKCRYLDEITHSRGVVFATGTPVSNSMTELYTMMRYLQYETLKERNLIHFDCWASTFGETVTAIELAPEGTGYRARTRFARFYNLPELMLLFKEATDIKTADQLNLPTPKAVYHNEVAQPSEIQKEMVKKLSERAAAVHSGAVDPTVDNMLKITSDGRKLGLDQRVINPMLPDNPGSKVNMCVNNVFRFWHDGQDKKLTQLIFCDISTPKSRAAAKEERAVRAGGKLAVGTELHALQDATPDADAPEPFSVYSDIRDKLIARGVPAGEIAFIHDADTEVKKKELFAKVRAGQVRVLMGSTAKMGAGMNVQDLLIASHDLDCPWRPGDLEQRSGRIIRQYNTNPEGHIFRYVTEGTFDSYLWQTVENKQKFISQIMTSKSPVRSCEDIDETALSYAEIKALCAGDERIKEKMDLDMDVAKLKLMKANHQSQQFRLEDNLLKYFPEEIERNKGFIKGLETDMATLEAHPHPKDGFAGMVVRGDSLTDKDNAGAAILEACKEVKGLEPMEIGSYRGFTVSLSVEGFGQDFILTLKGQMTHRVTLGKDARGNLIRIDNALSDMPKRLQNVHAQLDNLHSQMDAAKAEIGKPFPQEAELAQKSARLAELNALLDIDSRTPAQRQASEVLEKSERPSVLKNLKEPCVCGTGRKPKHELAR from the coding sequence ATGAATCCCGAAATCAAGCTGCGGGAGCATCAGCTCAACGCCGTGGCGCACCAGCTTTACGGCGGAAACACCCTGCTTGCGCATGTGGTAGGCGCGGGCAAAACCTATGAAATGGTTGCTGCCGCAATGGAGGGCAAACGATTGGGGCTGTGTCAAAAATCCCTGTTTGCCGTGCCGAACCACCTGACAGAGCAGTGGGCTTCCGAATTCCTGCGACTATATCCCTCGGCCAATATTCTCGTCACCACCAAAAAGGATTTCGAAAAACGCAACCGCAAGAAATTCTGCGCACGGATCGCCACCGGCGACTACGACGCGATCATCATGGGTCATTCGCAGTTTGAGAAAATCCCCGTCTCGCTGGAACGTCAAAAACGGCTGATTCAGGAGCAGATCTGGGAAATTGAAAACGGGCTGGAAGAACTCAAAGACAGCGGCGCAGAGCAGTTTACCATCAAGCAATTGGAGCGCACGAAAAAGGGACTTGAGGCCCGGTTAAAACGACTCAACGACAACTCCCGCAAGGATGATGTCGTCACCTTTGAACAGCTCGGCGTGGACCGCCTGTTCGTGGATGAAGCGCACAATTACAAAAATTTGTTCCTCTACACGAAAATGCGCAACGTGGCGGGCCTTTCCACCACCGACGCACAGAAATCCAGCGACATGTTTCTGAAATGCCGGTATCTTGACGAAATCACGCACAGCCGGGGCGTCGTATTTGCTACCGGGACGCCGGTTTCCAACAGTATGACGGAATTATATACGATGATGCGCTACCTCCAGTACGAAACCCTGAAAGAGCGTAACCTCATTCATTTCGACTGCTGGGCCTCGACGTTCGGGGAAACCGTGACGGCCATCGAGTTGGCCCCGGAGGGGACTGGCTACCGGGCGCGGACGCGCTTCGCCCGATTCTACAATCTGCCAGAGCTGATGCTGCTGTTCAAGGAAGCGACGGACATCAAGACCGCCGACCAGCTCAACCTTCCCACGCCGAAAGCCGTATACCACAACGAAGTCGCGCAGCCCTCGGAGATTCAGAAAGAGATGGTTAAAAAACTCTCGGAGCGCGCTGCCGCCGTCCATTCCGGTGCCGTTGATCCTACCGTGGACAATATGCTGAAGATTACGTCGGATGGGCGCAAGCTCGGCCTCGATCAGCGCGTCATCAACCCAATGTTGCCCGACAATCCCGGCAGCAAGGTCAACATGTGCGTCAACAATGTTTTCCGATTCTGGCACGACGGGCAGGACAAAAAGCTGACGCAGCTTATTTTCTGCGACATTTCCACCCCAAAGAGCCGCGCCGCCGCGAAGGAGGAACGTGCGGTTCGGGCCGGTGGGAAGCTCGCGGTCGGCACGGAGCTTCACGCCCTTCAGGACGCTACGCCGGATGCCGACGCGCCGGAACCGTTCAGCGTTTACTCGGACATCCGGGATAAGCTTATCGCGCGGGGCGTCCCTGCCGGTGAAATCGCGTTCATCCATGACGCCGATACAGAAGTGAAGAAAAAGGAGCTGTTCGCAAAGGTGCGCGCCGGACAGGTACGCGTCCTCATGGGCAGCACCGCCAAGATGGGAGCCGGGATGAACGTGCAGGACCTTTTGATCGCCTCCCACGATCTGGACTGTCCGTGGAGGCCGGGCGACCTGGAACAGCGATCCGGTCGCATTATCCGGCAGTACAACACCAACCCGGAAGGGCATATTTTCCGTTACGTCACCGAAGGGACATTCGATTCGTACCTCTGGCAGACTGTGGAAAATAAGCAGAAATTCATTTCACAGATCATGACCAGCAAAAGCCCCGTCCGCTCCTGTGAGGATATTGACGAGACGGCGCTTTCCTACGCGGAAATCAAGGCGCTGTGCGCCGGGGACGAGCGGATCAAGGAGAAGATGGACCTCGACATGGACGTGGCCAAGCTGAAACTCATGAAAGCCAACCATCAGAGCCAGCAGTTCCGGCTGGAGGACAATCTGCTCAAATACTTCCCGGAGGAAATTGAGCGGAATAAAGGGTTCATCAAAGGTTTGGAAACGGATATGGCGACGCTGGAGGCGCACCCGCATCCGAAGGACGGATTTGCCGGGATGGTGGTGCGGGGCGATTCTCTCACCGACAAGGACAACGCCGGAGCCGCCATTCTGGAAGCCTGCAAAGAAGTCAAGGGATTGGAACCGATGGAGATCGGCAGCTACCGGGGCTTTACCGTGTCGCTGTCCGTGGAGGGGTTCGGACAGGATTTTATCCTTACCCTTAAAGGACAGATGACCCACCGTGTTACGCTCGGCAAGGACGCGCGCGGCAATCTGATCCGTATCGACAACGCGCTTTCCGATATGCCGAAGCGGTTGCAGAATGTCCACGCCCAGCTTGATAATCTTCATTCGCAGATGGATGCGGCAAAGGCCGAGATCGGAAAGCCATTCCCGCAGGAAGCGGAGCTTGCGCAAAAGAGCGCCCGCCTTGCGGAGCTGAACGCGCTGCTGGACATCGACAGCCGCACCCCAGCCCAGCGGCAGGCGTCGGAGGTTCTGGAGAAAAGTGAAAGGCCCTCTGTGCTGAAAAACCTGAAAGAGCCGTGTGTCTGCGGAACGGGCAGAAAACCAAAACACGAATTGGCCCGATAG
- a CDS encoding DUF3849 domain-containing protein, translated as MNTIPVYKYPATYAHEHNELEIYRASHKANIACRDAIDDAIRDNYRNNCLGSDSAKQVIAEFGFDRTLYVLANTVREKDWDGRIDRRNKDWARTIPVFDDENGFGDNRNLEFIVDRAHPGLLDLFINQARREYLLTQPLTKEDIQSEATRLLRRLQSEREPNSPSGTHFMAQISPDFLIRASTKDQDRLFAMLPFKSLSFSTIKDRKGIFAFIQKDENRDQPLRQRKPSVRKKLQKTQAEPKPPASSKGKEMEL; from the coding sequence ATGAATACGATACCCGTCTACAAATATCCGGCGACTTACGCCCATGAGCATAATGAACTGGAGATTTACCGTGCGTCCCACAAGGCGAACATTGCCTGCCGGGATGCCATCGACGATGCTATCCGAGACAATTACCGAAATAATTGTCTCGGCAGCGACAGTGCAAAACAGGTCATTGCCGAGTTTGGATTTGACCGCACTCTCTATGTGCTTGCGAACACTGTCCGCGAGAAAGATTGGGATGGGCGCATTGACCGCAGAAATAAGGATTGGGCGCGGACAATTCCTGTCTTTGACGATGAGAACGGCTTTGGGGATAATCGAAACCTGGAATTTATCGTAGATAGAGCGCATCCCGGTCTGTTAGACCTTTTCATCAATCAGGCGCGGCGCGAATACCTTCTGACCCAGCCGCTGACCAAAGAGGACATTCAGTCGGAGGCCACGCGGCTGCTCCGGCGTCTGCAATCCGAACGTGAGCCGAACAGTCCCAGCGGTACGCATTTCATGGCGCAGATTTCGCCGGATTTTCTGATCCGCGCTTCCACCAAAGATCAGGACCGGCTGTTTGCCATGCTTCCGTTCAAGTCCCTGTCATTTTCCACGATCAAAGACCGGAAGGGAATTTTCGCGTTCATCCAGAAGGATGAAAACCGCGACCAACCGCTTCGCCAGCGCAAGCCGTCCGTGCGGAAAAAGCTGCAAAAAACACAGGCCGAGCCAAAGCCGCCCGCCTCATCCAAGGGCAAAGAAATGGAGCTGTGA